Below is a window of Andrena cerasifolii isolate SP2316 chromosome 5, iyAndCera1_principal, whole genome shotgun sequence DNA.
GGACACTGAttctattaatttatataaaaatatgaggGAGACTCTTGTGTATCTTACTCATCTTGACTATATGGATACTGAAAGAATAATGACAGAAAAGCTACAGAATCAAGTAAATGGGTCGGAATGGTCTTGGAAGAATCTCAATGCGGTAAGTACTTGCGAAAAGATGTACAATGTACAGACTTGTTGACGAGGATGCCACTTTATGCtaacaatttttatcattttgccTACTAGTTATGTTGGGCAATAGGTAGTATTTCCGGCGCGATGCATGAAGAAGATGAAAAGCGATTTTTAGTAACTGTGATCAAGGACCTCCTTGGTCTTTGCGAACAGAAAAAAGGCAAAGATAACAAAGCTATCATTGCCAGCAATATTATGTATGTAGTCGGACAATATCCGAGATTTCTCAGAGCACATTGGAAATTTTTAAAGACTGTTGTAAATAAACTGTTTGAATTTATGCATGGTAAGAATTATTGTGTCATACATGACGTATTATGGAATACGAATGAGCTAGTGTATATCGTGactaaatgtaaaataatggtaAATAATGAAACCGAGATTATGTCGTATGTAATTCTTAAACATTTGTTACAGAAACCCACGATGGTGTGCAAGATATGGCCTGTGACACGTTCATAAAAATAGCACTAAAATGCAGGCGACATTTTGTTACAGTACAATTAGGGGAAGCATTACCATTTATCGAAGAAATCCTTTCTACTATTAGTAGCATTATCTGTGACCTTCAAACGCAGCAGGTAAAAcgatggaataaaataaaagaaatcgtattttttataaaatagataGCGGAATATGAAATCGAAGATTTTCTTATTAAATGCTCCATCAATCGTAATCTAGGTACACACATTTTATGAAGCAGTTGGTTACATGATAAGCGCGCAGTCAGATACTGTAATTCAAGAACAGTTAATAGAAAAGTACATGCTTCTACCAAATCAAGTTTGGGACGATATCATAAGTCAGGCGTCTAAAGTGAGTAATACGCAAGAAAGCAGCATTTCCCTATAATCCCTCTTGGTTTTGGCTAgcgtaatataaatattttccttTTAGAATGTAGATGTGTTGAAAGATCAAGAAGCTGTAAAACAACTTGCtagcattttaaaaacaaatgtcAGGGCTTGCAAAGCGCTTGGGCATCCATACGTGATACAATTAGGAAGAATATATTTAGATATGTTGAACGTTTATAAGGTATGTTCATAACATCCGATAACGTATGTTAACGTATCCAATGTTTTATTTAACTGTTGTGTATGTAACTTTTACCACAGGTTATGAGTGAGAATATAAGTGCTGCAATAGCTTTAAATGGTGAAACGGTAATGGAACAATCTTTAATTAAAAGTATGAGAGTAGTCAAgaaagaaacattaaaattgATCTCGGATTGGGTCAACAGAACAACCGACCATCAAATGGTAAAATGCTTCTTCTTCTATGCAAAAGTGTCCCGCAAGACCGCCCGTAGTTCTTAAAGTACACTTAGATGTTGCACACAAGAACTACGTAATTTAgttattattatactttatGCATGAGATCAAAGTAACATTATGCATTGTATATATTTGCCAGGTTTTAGAAAACTTTATACCACCACTATTAGATGCTGTATTATTGGATTATCAGAAAACAAATGTTCATTGTGCTCGAGAACCAGAGGTACTCAGTGCTATGGCCACtatcgtaaataaattagaaggtCACATCACCAGTGAAGTGCCGAAAATATTTGACGCTGTATTCGAGTGCACTCTAGAAATGATTAACAAAGATTTCGAAGAATTTCCAGAACATAGAACGAATTTCTTTTTACTTCTACAGGTAATTATCAcgactattattattataaaaacatgTATATCGCAGTGTCTTAAATTCTTCTCTATTTTAGGCAGTGAATATTTACTGTTTCCCCGCGTTCCTTTCAATCCCGCCAGCACAATTTAAACTTGTTCTTGATTCGATAATTTGGGCCTTCAAACATACGATGAGAAACGTTGCAGATACGGGGCTACAAATACTGTTCCAGCTTttgcaaaatattgaaaacgaGCAGGCTGCTCAAAGTTTCTATCAAACCTATTTCACAGATATTCTTCAACACATATTTAGCGTAGTCACAGACACGTCTCATATAGCAGGTAGATATATAGCACAGTGTTACTATTTTTATTGATCTGTACATAAGTAAGTAACTCTCGATTATGATTGTCCAGGTCTTACCATGCACGCGACTATTTTGGCATACATGTTCTCCTTGGTCGAACTCGGGCGGATTCAGGTGCCGTTGGGACCTGCACTAGATAATGTATTATATGTTGAAGAATTTGTTGCAAGATTGCTTAAAGCAGCGTTTCCACATTTAACTGATAATCAGATACAAATAACTGTACAAGGTTTGTTTAATCTTGACCAAGACATACCTGCGTTTAAGGAACATCTCAGAGATTTTCTTGTTCAGATTAGAGTAAGTATTAATAGCgctcttttctttttcattatCCTCCGGATTTACGTAAACAAATTAATTCAtatgatttatatatatatatatattcttctgCATTTCTAAGGAGTATACTGGTGAGGATGATTCTGATCTGTATTtagaagagagagagaatgcATTGCGGTTGGCGCAGCAAGAGAAAAGGCGACAACAAATGGCAGTTCCAGGAATACTTAATCCCCATGAGATACCGGAAGAAATGCAGGACTGAATTACCAATCGTCTTTGTTATTCGTTTCCTGCACATCTCAATGAGAAACATTCTGTTACAGAGTCTATCGTATCCTTTGATCTGCAACTTTCCCCGCAACATGTACCACGACTACCATCCAAATGGATATACATTATTATATACTTTTTAAAGTCGAGTTTACAATATAACATTCTTGTTGAGGAGGTAAGCCCGAAACGTGGTGATTGTTTGtctgttatgcgattttaatagAATTGAAACTTCTGTTGTGGGTAACAAGCGAAATACATGCTGAACCAATACTATTTAATGTGATAATATGGTTTCTGTCCTCTACAAAACAAGTATACCACAAAAGATTACCATGATTTTCAAAAATCGGATGGAAAGAGCCTCTACTAAAAGCATTTCTCGATCGCAAACACAAAATCTTCTTATATATGTAgtctgtatttttaacattcaaTAGTAATTATAATTAACTGATAATCGTATTGCAATGGAAAGAACAACAATACTATGTATAATACCGGTATGTATATTAAATTGGAAGCTGTTAAACTGTTTTTCAAAGATAAATTGGATTTGAATTGCACTGCGTGCCGCGTATTACGCATAAAATAGCATTGTTTCAGCAGTTCTAGAGGATGTTACGCGTATATGTGTGTTTTTATCTGCATAAAGTTGTATGATaatgctattattattactatatatagatatatagatATATGATACATTGCAAGTCATACGGAAGAATTTTGTAAATTAAACGAAATTTCACACATAGCATTTGTTTAGGTTTCACTTCTCTGATAATCCCTATATATTCATAGATTGATCGTGAACGCGTTCAGGGTAAAAcagtatatttttgttatatttaacgAAATATAAGTAAAACGAAGGAATAACTACACTTAGGGTCTGTCTTCTCTCAATACGTTGACGTGCATTCGGCTCTCTTGAAAGACAACAGTACATAACTTTAAAATACCGCACTCCGCGAGGAGGAAATCGCGTTAGTATTTATGTTAATTGATATAAAACTTTTGTTCCTTCCACTTTACGAGATATTACTTTTATCAGTTTCCAACGCGACAGAACTACTCGCACAGTCACTGCCAGTTTTGTAAATCTAGAACGTGAAAGTGTTGAATGAACttaacagttgaatgaatacaGATGACAAAATAGTAAAAGATATTTTCCGTAACTATGTCCTGTTTGCAATATGAAAGGTAGTATTACGTCGGATGATATGCAATATTAATTAGAATCTCAAGGTTTCGAAGCTAAATTTAATTGGATTGGATCAATTTATATTGCGCACTTTTCGGCTACTTCAGTATGATTGAATATTTTGTACAGTGATCCGTACATTTAAATCCAGGTCTCAAAGAAAGGCAAATTTCCTTATTGTTTGAGCTTGCCTCCTCCACAATAAATGTTACAGGAGCTTTAAATTACGAGTCACAAATAATCTTAACCGCATGGTAACACAATCTAATACATGTTTCACATTGGTATGTGACCAGATAGAAGAACTGTGAAGGTAGTAAacgattaaataaataaagaaatttcattaaaaagggaagaaaagaacAACTCtttgcgtgaaaatataaaCGTAAAACGATTATAACATGCTTGGCTCTGTTCGCGAATGAAGAATTGTTTCTCGGGAGTCGCATTTTGAAATCTCTACTGTTTAACAAAGTCCTGTGTTCGAGGGTAGCATTATCATTATGGAGATACGTACTGCCGTTATCGCACTTTTTTCAGAATGGATGGGAATATGAAACCGATATCACAAACAGAATTGTAACGGATGTGTATATTGTCGGTGCATTTTATTAATGAAACGTCAACGATTTGTATCatacaaattaattttgagaAGTAGCTCTGCTTGAAACCCCGAAGCCATTACATTTGATACTATGCGACTCGGGTCTCAAGCTAGGCAGCTATGACTGCAAACAAAAGGATTgaaaggaaagagagagagagaatcaaTGTAACTTCATTTCAttgttttcttctttatttagtaggctgtatttatttgcaaccggtattgcaaaatatacaaaaaaaaaggaagaaagaaaaaagaaacgaactTGACGGCATTTTTCAAACAATTCATGGTATACTTTGTGTAAACTTTTAttgcaaacaaatttatttgtaCGAATAGATGTAATAAGTTACAGAATGTATTTAGTCATACATAGTTGTGTATGTGATAAGACTACGTGTAATGAAGAAAGTGCTTAAAAGTCGTAAGATATCGAAATAATAATCGTATCTAAAGAATAAAACTGCAACTAAATGTTTTATAAAGCTGTTCGTTTGTTATAAGAGAGTCCTAAATTTAGTAAGGTTTTTACAGTATAAGTGATTTTGGACGTAAATAAGTACAGCTAAGACGCAAAAATGGTACGATGTGTGTATCCTTTTTGTTACGTATAACCAATCTTTGACCGACTGGGACATGTTTTCTGGAGAGTGCAGAACAGTGGGAACAGATTCGTTTTTTCCAAATTAACGTAAACAGGAGCGGAGATTTGGTGAACCGTATTGAAAGCTGGGAACTACGGATGCGTAAGAGATGCATAATATTGTGTACTATATTgccgcgaacaaagagacacCAGAATTCTGATCTTTACATGAACGCAAGAAACGATATCAGTGTTCGAACTCTATGATGAAATTTTTCTCGTACAGCCAGGATATTGGAACAGACATTGCAATTTACTTTCGAATCGGTGCACAGTAAACAGAAAATACTTTGATACTTATGTTTATACGATTGCAATACATCGACACAGTTTTATGTGGATTTTTCCGAGTGATGATCGATCTGAGGAAGATCTCTCGCTCTCCCTGGAATTTCGTTCAATTTGGAGAGGAAGTAACAAATAGATTTTGTAAGCTGTTGAATGATGGCATTAAACTTATAAGTTGTCGGGGATCATGTGACATAGTTGTGAGTACTGAGTACATAGTTATGGAATGGTCCGTCACGCGTGTTTGAATGAGTGGATGTATAAGTTAAGAGTTCTACCAGTTATTCATTATAACgacaaaaatatgtaaagagtTTAATAATACTtactaataaaataaaaaaatgccaCTATAATAGCGCTTCGTACGTTTGCTGAGATCATTGTGTATAAACAGTTagtaatttcttcatttttcttttcttatatAAATAACTGTCTTTTCTGTGGATACTGTATCAttttctattttcacacattcacCTTGTGCTTTAATGAAACTCGACGGTTTCATAAAAATCTTATTGTCATGCAAAACGTAATTCTCATGTACAACAGACGTAATTAAATCTCATTGAAACATTCACATGGATCTTACGCTTCCCTACTCTGACAACAAACAaaacgtaaaataattttccGATATCATGCGCGTAATACTAAAGTACTGTTTAAACTTGTGATTTTTCAATTAACTTGTTCAAGAGTAATACTAATATCTTTCAACGAAATGCTTGGCGAAATATAAATTCAAAATGCATTTGATCTCAAAGATTCACGCAGAatgaaatacttaaatattgatGTTAACCGATTCATTTCGCGTATAATTAATCGGTCCGCGTATTATTTGAGCGCGGTGTtcaaaagtttaaaattcaaatcaaatCTTTATGCGCTTCAAATGTTTAACGGCTCTCACCGCCAGAGGGAAACTGACACCAGCTAATTTCTCGCAAGTGTTCAGACTCGACATCCTGTATTTAAATCCCTTGAAAACTACAAACTCGCACAGACAGTACACCAGTTAATACGTCAGTTTCCTTTCTATAGCACAGTACGTAGAagcttttaaaattcaaatgttTTCACGTATGTCAGTTATATTACCGGTTACGATTTTCGTACGTCTCGTATTATTAAGTGTTTATAGATTGATTGAAATACATACggctaaaatatttattcgatattattatttaatttaacgTTACGTACTTTTTTAGacaattattaacaattttatatcgatgcGATGGCCGTAAGCGCGTCTCTTCACCGCAATGTATCGTTGTTGTCTAAGAGAATTCTACCTAGTGATgagtttaaaaaacattttcgtgaGGTAACATATTAAATGCAACGAAACAAACATACCGAAGATAGCACTTTACCGATCTTCTACCTTGTAAACATTTCTGTCACGAATCCTTTTATTTTCAGGGTATGTTCGATAAACCCAATACAGCTGGATTTTTACACACCTCTCACTACTTGCTAAGTGTGTATGATTCGGGGCATTTTCAAAAGCTAGTGCAATGGCCGGTGCCATGCAAGAAAACCGAAGCGAAATATCGTAACATTGTTAAAGACTATTTAACAACTATATCCGCAGAAAATCCTGACATTGGTTTCCCAGTCATACTTACGTCTCACTTAA
It encodes the following:
- the Emb gene encoding exportin-1 emb — encoded protein: MATLAEQASKLLDFNQKLDITLLDNIVGCMYTGIGEQQRVAQEVLTTLKEHPNAWTRVDTILEYSQNQQTKYYALQILEQVIKTRWKVLPRNQCEGIKKYIVGLIIKTSSDPETMESSKVYLNKLNMILVQVLKREWPRNWESFIGDIVGASKTNESLCQNNMTILKLLSEEVFDFSSGQMTQAKAKHLKDTMCSEFSQIFQLCQFVLDNSQNVPLVAVTLETLLRFLNWIPLGYIFETKLISTLVFKFLNVPIFRNVTLKCLTEIAAVTITTYDDVFVMLFINVMRQLEQILPHDTNIREAYAAGQDQEQNFIQNLAIFLCTYLKEHGQFIEKKQLNEMLLKALHYLVLISEVEEVEIFKICLEYWSALAIDLYKENPFVTPAPLFTAKNIAIPPRRLFYCPVLTKVRYIMISRMAKPEEVLVVENENGEVVREFMKDTDSINLYKNMRETLVYLTHLDYMDTERIMTEKLQNQVNGSEWSWKNLNALCWAIGSISGAMHEEDEKRFLVTVIKDLLGLCEQKKGKDNKAIIASNIMYVVGQYPRFLRAHWKFLKTVVNKLFEFMHETHDGVQDMACDTFIKIALKCRRHFVTVQLGEALPFIEEILSTISSIICDLQTQQVHTFYEAVGYMISAQSDTVIQEQLIEKYMLLPNQVWDDIISQASKNVDVLKDQEAVKQLASILKTNVRACKALGHPYVIQLGRIYLDMLNVYKVMSENISAAIALNGETVMEQSLIKSMRVVKKETLKLISDWVNRTTDHQMVLENFIPPLLDAVLLDYQKTNVHCAREPEVLSAMATIVNKLEGHITSEVPKIFDAVFECTLEMINKDFEEFPEHRTNFFLLLQAVNIYCFPAFLSIPPAQFKLVLDSIIWAFKHTMRNVADTGLQILFQLLQNIENEQAAQSFYQTYFTDILQHIFSVVTDTSHIAGLTMHATILAYMFSLVELGRIQVPLGPALDNVLYVEEFVARLLKAAFPHLTDNQIQITVQGLFNLDQDIPAFKEHLRDFLVQIREYTGEDDSDLYLEERENALRLAQQEKRRQQMAVPGILNPHEIPEEMQD